The proteins below are encoded in one region of Girardinichthys multiradiatus isolate DD_20200921_A chromosome 19, DD_fGirMul_XY1, whole genome shotgun sequence:
- the LOC124855475 gene encoding uncharacterized protein LOC124855475, translating into MAEVRECAGRRAYEFGHKVFKWYVLENRIQHGTEVASLSAGFLFDDIKNCERNRAEKAAVRTAAESYRDGSKVSQLLGGGEAGVENVNKPKKHCYPGLKKDLFSKRTLVELSKQNVPQYRCRDKFWRTLSLFSRIQSPCRVHLDTGYPQYIMIRNYSVDTSTSEPLYRTKTGYYDILEVSPTATQAQIKTAYYKQSFIFHPDRNSGSEKATERFSEISEAYMVLGNKALRKKYDRGLLRLSDLTARARPTTGASSGGQAEQQTGSRRSVMGKDFRERVFDFDKFYKAHYSDQLQRQRDIRVRKEEMLKTKQTSIGEGKLGRMMEIGVGMLLVFAVVILMSTSQ; encoded by the coding sequence ATGGCGGAGGTCAGGGAGTGTGCGGGAAGGAGAGCGTATGAATTCGGACATAAAGTGTTTAAATGGTACGTTCTGGAGAACCGAATCCAACACGGAACAGAGGTTGCCTCTCTGTCCGCTGGGTTTCTGTTCGATGACATTAAAAACTGTGAGCGGAACAGAGCTGAAAAAGCCGCGGTTCGGACAGCTGCTGAGAGTTACCGGGACGGGTCAAAGGTGAGCCAGCTGCTGGGCGGAGGTGAAGCCGGTGTGGAGAACGTAAACAAGCCTAAAAAACACTGTTATCCTGGACTTAAGAaggatttattttcaaaaagaacTCTGGTAGAACTTTCTAAGCAAAATGTTCCTCAGTATCGGTGCCGTGATAAGTTCTGGAGGACTTTATCACTCTTTTCCCGCATTCAGAGTCCATGTAGAGTCCATTTGGATACTGGATATCCTCAGTATATTATGATCAGGAACTACAGTGTCGACACATCCACATCTGAGCCCCTGTACAGAACCAAAACCGGCTACTATGATATCCTAGAGGTCTCACCCACCGCCACCCAAGCCCAAATCAAAACTGCCTACTACAAGCAGTCCTTCATCTTCCATCCAGACAGGAACTCCGGCAGCGAGAAAGCCACTGAGCGCTTCTCAGAGATCAGCGAGGCCTACATGGTTCTGGGCAACAAGGCTCTTCGGAAGAAATACGACAGGGGCCTCTTACGCCTGTCGGACCTCACTGCCAGAGCCAGGCCCACCACCGGGGCCTCCTCTGGGGGCCAAGCCGAGCAGCAGACCGGGAGCAGGCGGTCGGTGATGGGCAAAGACTTCAGAGAAAGAGTCTTTGACTTTGATAAGTTCTACAAAGCCCACTACAGCGACCAGCtgcagagacagagagacaTCCGAGTCCGAAAGGAGGAGATGCTGAAGACGAAGCAGACCAGCATCGGAGAAGGAAAACTGGGCAGGATGATGGAGATCGGAGTTGGGATGCTGCTGGTGTTCGCCGTGGTCATTTTAATGAGCACAAGTCAGTGA